The Solanum pennellii chromosome 4, SPENNV200 genomic interval ACGAATATAACTCCCAGTACCACGAATATTGTGCACAGATACTCCAATTCCTCCAGCAGATTTGCTAATAACAGCACACTCCTTAAGAGTGTCATATATGCCCTCAATACTATCGTCTTTCATGCATATCAGGAAGCAGCTACTTAACTGCAAGTCAAGGAAGAAACTATCAAACAACTTTTGTTTGAAAATTATGCTCTGAAGCTATTTCCAAATCAAATAGACATACTTGAGGCCTTGGAGTTCCAGCATTAAAAAGAGTAGGAGAAGCATGAGTGAACCATCTCTGAGACATCAAATGATAAGTCTTGATGGCAGATTCAATATCTTTCTTGTGTATCCCTACAGAGACTCTCATCAGCATGTGTTGTGGCCTTTCTACAACTTTCCCATCAATCTTTAAGAGGTAAGATCGCTCCAGGGTTTTGAAACCAAAGTAATCATAGTCAAAGTCCCTGTCATATATGATCTCACTGTCCAATCGAGCTGCATTCTGTGGAAGATAAGTAAGTTAATAACTGACCTCTGAAATCTCATCAGCATTCAAATGGGCATACCACCTTGGGAAACAACTTAGTAAATCATGTTTATATTGagccaaaaatttaaagatagAAGGTTGAATATTAACAGAAAGCAAAATGTCTTATTGCCTGAAAATGGAACTCAGCATTCTTAATGAGAGGCAGAAGGATTGGCAACAATCTCATCACTACTTGGTTTTAGTAGCAGCAAGGACATGTCATGTGCATGAAAAATGGATAACTGAGCAACTTTTAATATGTTTCAAGGTTAAATGGAAATACAGGTACAGTGTTCAGGATAACTAAGCTATGTCAACAATGATCAAGTGAAGAGCACAGGGACAAGTCTGGatgcatatattttttgatatgaATAATAAAGGGACACAAAACTCAGGGAAACTGGTGCTTTCAAAATTCAATGACCTTTTCTACAATATTTTACTCCAGTCAACTGCGTTTAAGCTATTATTTAATGAACAAACAAACTTTCAATCTCATCATAACcctaaacaaaattattttcagaAAGGGCAATGATACCTCCATTATAATCTCATACACTTCATCAGAAATCAAAGGTGCCTTGAGTCCAGATCTCTCACTGACATGGTTATACATGTCCTTGACCCTGTGAAAATCACAATATTATAAGCAACACCTTTCTATCTCAATCATTAGGCCAACCTTCTGTTTTCAAAGAATTATAAGTACTGGTGACAAATAATGCCCTTACGtctcagaaaatattttctttgtgttCTTGTGCAGATTGGAAACGGCAATCCTAGCAGCCAGCTGCAACATAAGTACATTTTAGCAAATGGATGATTAAAAGCACCATGATCAGAAAGCAAAAACTCATATTTAGATGTTTCCTCAACAAAAGCTTGAACTCTATCTGAACAGCATGGGGAGAAAACAGAATAGTCACTACCCCATTCCAATTAATGACACATTGTAACATCTATAATCAAGATAAgctattttcttgattattcaAATTGAACCAGTTACATATGTAagttcatattaattaaatatttttacttaataTGAAGATATACACACAACTACAATCATTCAAAtcacttttacttgttcaaTCAATAATTCTTGGAGCTCCTGctctatttctttttcttgataatAATGGAATCAAATTTAGTTTATTTACTTTGAAATCAACAACTCAAGCATATCATGATTCCATTATTATCAAGAAAAAGGAATAACGCAGCAACCCAAAGAACCATATTTTAAATTGCTGAATAACAAGACTGTAatctctttttttctcaaaaattcaaGATGTGGTTCTTTGGGCTACTCCGCTGCTTCCCCCAATTGTTGAAGGCAATAATAAATACTCCCTCCAATCACTTTTACttgttaaatttgaattatcaaaaacaatttatcttgattatagCCATTGAAATGTTGTCAAACATTTTTGAATGCAATCACACAatattcaaaacattttcaacACAGCCTTTCACTAGCTATATCATTAGACTTCAATTTAAACAGTTTGATATAATACTTCTCTATCGAACTAGTTTTTCAATCAATGGtttaatacaatatattatttcaatactACTAATACAGTaggtaaaatttatttaatatcttAAACTCCATTtccaataaaatattaacagtCAAAGTATTGATATATGAATCTTCTATAACAATTTCCCACTATTTAACTccatttcattaaaattcaacatACTCAAAACACAGATCAAAAGATGTAAAGCAAATCGGAGAATAGCTCACCGCTTGACTACCTAAAATTCTTCACCGTATTGATGAGAATTCAATTACCCACCTAATAATCTCATCTCCATTTTCCCCATATATATCCCcaattgtttgtttttttttttaaaaaaaaaaaagcaaatcaGAGACACACACAAGCATAATCAAGGTAATTCCCACTACTGGAACCCATTTCATTAGAAGATGAAATACTATTACCTCAAATTAACCTAAACTCCTGATCTAATTACCATTTCCAAATTCAGCACATCCAAACACACACATCAATAGACATAGAGCAAATCAAAGAGCAACCCAACTTAATTGACAACATGATTTTTCACCTTATCCATAAAAATTCAAATccctatttaaaaaaaacacgaATCAGAGACTCACACAAGCATAATCAGGATGATTCGCAGTCAAAGCAGCCGCCGTCTCAGCAGCCAATTCATCAAGCTGACTCGTAGTAACCCCTTTATAAACACCAGCACAGACCTTCTGAGACACAAGCACCGGGTCACAATGATCAGGACTAAGCCCATAACTCAATTTCTTCAATCTAGCAGTAATCTTATCAAAATGAACCGCTTCTTGACGCCCATCTCTCTTCACAACATACATtgttcttctctcttttttcagTGAGGAATTTCGTCAAACAGTTGGCAGAAGGAACAgattacaaaacaaaaaatggaAAGTCAGACTATAAGAATTTGCTAAAATTTCAGTGAGATCTGTGCGTATATATAACATttaacaaacaattttttgaacttttgtatttgaatttccctctcttttcttttcgtagaaatgaaattttttgaaattttcccGCCAAATGGAAGAGCGGGTTATGCAGGGTTTGGCgggtaaaaatattaaatatggcTGGAAAAGTGGAGGAGAAGCTATCTGTGGGGCCCACTTTGTTGAGATTTTTGTGGAAACTATAATTTGAGATAATTGTTACtctctccgtttcaaaaagaattagaaggaaatttaaaaagataaaagactttttaatcttgtagttttaaattaaaattatgtcaaatgtattaAAGTGTTCTTTaacatgccacgtgaaaagttaaagttaaagttaaattgttgccaaaaaaggaaaggggttattcttttttaaacaaattaaaaaggaaataggacattttttaaacaaactaaaaaaaaaatacggacattctttttaaaataaactaaaaaaaaaatacggatattctttttaaaataaactaaaaaggaaatactgacattctttttgaaataaactaaaaaggaaataccgacattcttttttaaacggaagaagtaaaaaaaacattttaaatataaataacaaatttgAGTCGGGAAACAATCACTAAtacttatatttaatttatgtggTGACTTTTGAGggtaaaatagtttatattaaTCATGAATTTGGGcatgaaatttttaagtttattaaatAAGATTAACATATTcgaaaattatgtaaaataaacatttaaatattatgttaaaaaatTGCCGTAAAAATAGATTTGCTTGagttgttaaaaaaattatttaaatttgaaaatttgaaaatattacatAGGTTAGGTGGAAGAATATTATGATAGATTGTCTACTTTTCTATGTCACATTCCTAacgtaaaatattttatgcatcgaattatatttttaatgtattggctatatatttatgaaattatgcaGCAACATAAGAATTACTTTACTCTAGCTAATAAGGAACAAAATTAAATGTTCTTATTTATGATTAACTTTAGTggtaaataataaatatcaattttaatactcatttatataatttatacttttgccgccaatttttattattttttgttgtggtAGGTAGGACCAAATTATAATGAATTGGTTAGCTTTTGTTACAAGATCGGAATTTGGAAGTTGGGCCATTATGTactgtttattttaatttttctagttGTCATTTTTTGGGATTCTAAACTTTAAGCTTGTAATGAAAGTCAACATAAttacatatttgatttttaaaaaaactaattcaaaagttcaaattttgaaatttgagttCATTTCACCAttctttacaaaaataaaaataaaaattattatatatttttatttgaaagtttGAGATGGTCGaatcaaaattcaaacaaaaaaatgtcTAGTATTTAGTATTAACGAAATCAAACGTTTAATCATCCTTGTCAAcgatttttgaatttgaacttTTCCTAAACATAACTTTAGAGTTCAGAGTTCAGGCATTGTTTGTCTTTTGATATTGATCTCGAAATGGCTAAATTTGTTAGATAAATTTATGCATTTCAATTTTCAGTAATGACTTAAAAGGTGATATCAAGATTGGCTATTTGTGCAAATTGCCTCTAGATATTTTGGTTTCATTTGGACTTTGCAAATATgtccaaagaaaaaaatagtatttctaGTATTAACTTTGGGCTTTTCAAAGATAATTTTCATGAGATTTGCATCTATATGGCTGGTCCATGAACCTTCACTTGATTAAAGAAGGTTctactaactaaataaattgaattttaaaagtggcggattcaaaatattaatgggagattaataaaaatatagcaATGTTTGCCGAACTTTGTATATGTactaaaaaaattcatcaaatatcaaCAAATCGAATTTGAACCGAGTTATTATTGCATATGAACTTGAAATTGCTATACAATAACGCATAAACTTCAAATATTGAATCCACCTTAGCAAGTTAGTggcaaaaatttgaaatttcactaTGGATGCTTAAGAATTAATGTATATTACATGAcctatatattttgtattgtttttctATGTATACAATGTAATTTTTCAATGAATAGTATTTAACTGATCCCTCAATATTGTTTAACCGGAAATAGCgaagtcaagaagttgaaacTTTCAACcactttaatttgtttgttaaaTTTAATGTGGAAAATTTCTGAAAATCATTCTCCAAACTGTCAAGGTACTGGATGTACAAGCATATAAGTGAGTGCCTTCAAATAATATCCCCTGTGGAAAAGCTCAAAAGTAACCCGAGAAAAACTTACTCATATCAGATGTTCACGTTAAATCAATCAATATATGTATACCATGTGTGTGAGAATAGACACTTGATGAATAGCTTATTGCACACATTTCTCTTCTCATTTTAGTATCATTCTAATAcaactttattaaattttggatGGTAAATTTAAATACTTTTCAATACAAGAATAATACTATACGATTAGCAATTATATTTAAGTGAATGGTAAAATGGTAGTTCAACATTTTATGAATATCTTCGTCTTTCAATTTTTGACTTAGCATCTTCTTACTATAGTATAGTATGATGACGACATACAATGATAAgtattctataaaaaaaatagtgaatgtATGTtacgttttattttattttcttttacatgGTACACAACTTTATAACATATGATTTGAAAGATTGACTCCCATGGACTTGGCTCTAAACAATATATtgtaaatttatttgattttgtcaAACACAATGcaacttttcaataaaataCGTTGAGAACAAAATTAAGTAATTAGTTCCGTTCACTTTAATAATCTACGGAAAAAAACATGTTGTATTTGAAAGTAGAGAAGTAATGAAACGAACAAAAACGTATATGGAAATATTCTGATTAACgctattttaataaaaatgtcgaaagttttattaatttactatttcttaaaataagtataaaattcaatatatttaatataagctTTTTAACGatttaataaaagtataaaaagtTAATTATCCTCTGAATTCACTGAATACAGTTCATAATTATCCTCTGAATTCACTGAATACAGTTCATGTCTTTGTGCATCTCCTCCTGATCATAGtgatataatgaatataatcTAGTGTTAAACTTAATCTCATAAAAAAGATATGGATAATGGACAAGTATTTTTAGACATTTTCAGAGAtatacttatactatattaaggtcctattatctctctgaatttattttataaataattttctaccgcTTTTCAgcttacgtgacactatcttgtgggtccagagagaaaattatttataaaataagttcagaaaGATAGTATAAGTGTGATtctgagatttcaggcatagaTTAAGggaatattatgtattttccaaaaaaaagatCATCAAACTTTTaacttctaaatatttttcttaaaaagtaCGCAGGACTCTTCGAtcaattcaatattatttttcctcTCCTGTTATCAATTCAGACTTGAGATTTCTACGTAGTTATGGGGACTAGCATAGACACATACAAGAGGTTCAAGCCTCACATACTTATGGTTTTAGGTCAACTTGCTTATACTTTGTTGTACTTTTTAACTGAAGCTTCATTCAATCACGGAATGAATCCGCACGTTTATGTAACTTATCGACATATTGTTGCGGGTTTTGTTACGCTACCGTTTGCTTATTTTCTTGAAAGGTAAATCACAAATTCATTTCCAATGCAGAAATGCATTTTTTCTGATGTTTCTGTTGATTTCTGCAGAAATAAAAGGCCAAAGTTAACTATAGCTTTGCTGTTGGAGATATTTGTACTCTCTCTACTAGGGTAAGATCTATCaaacatcaaattttcataTGTTGTTTGATGAGGAATATTatactacaataaaaataacttttagcggcaataaataGACACATATATTTAGTGGCAATTGCTAATTAGTTGTCActaaaaatcaattttgatGTAGTATTAACAGTATATATCATTCATAACAGAGTGAGTTTGACACTGAACATGTACTTTGCGAGCTTGAACTACACTTCTCCGACTCTTCTTGCCTCGATGGTCAACACTATAGCTGCCTTATCATTTGTACTAGCAGTTATTCTGAGGTAACACATACAATTCCCATCATGAAGAAAATATGAGTGCAATCAAAGTTCATAGATGGTCTTCATTGGTGTAGGTTGGAAGATGCTAACATTCGAAATCCTAGAGGAATAGCAAAAGTCATAGGAACCTTGGTTTCCTTGGCCGGGGTCTCGGGCATGACCTTATACAAAGGACCTGTTGTGAAAAGCTTAGGACGTACCCTCATCTACATCCACAGAGGGAATGGTGCTGTCCACGAGAACTGGTCAAAAGGCCTGATCCTCACTGCTGCAAGCTGCATTACGTGGTCAATGTGGTACATCATGCAGGTTTGCACTATAACTCTTCCTATATCGACTTGCATGTAATATGACAAGTTGACACTGGAATGTTTCAGGCTTACACTTTGAAAAGATATCCAGCACAACTATCACTGACAACATGGATGAGTTTTGTTGGTGCAGCACAGTCAGCGTTCTATACTGTAGCTGTACAACACAAACGAACAGCTTGGACGATGGGTTTAGACATTGAATTGTGGTCTACTTTGTATGGGGTAATAAGGGTTCAAGTTCAATAGTTTCTCACCAAAACAATTATGAACTTGCACATTTTAATTAGAATTGTTTGTATCTGGAATAGGGCATAGTGATGTCTGGTTTAGTAGTGTACATACAACTCTGGTGCATTGAACAAAAGGGACCAGTTTTCATAACAGTGTTCAATCCAGTCTCAACCGTACTAGTTGCAGTTGTAGCATATTTCGTCCTTGGTGAAAAGCTCTACACAGGAAGGTAAACAATCGATCTTACCCCCTCAATTTGTTCTTTGGGTCAAATTCATGTACTATATATAATACCCTCCTTGAAACATTTTCAGCATCATTGGAGCAGTAATTGTCATTACTGGATTGTACTTGCTTTTGTGGGGAAAAGAAGATCCACAACCAGAATCGGAAGAGCAAGAGCAATGTTGCACAACTCACGAAGACCCTATGATGCAGATTAGTGCACAACCTTGATAATCTCTGCtcctttatgtatatatatatatggtagaagtaaaacaataatagacataattCTGAGTATTGTCAAGACTCTTTTTTGTTTGGATGTTTGATTAGTTATGCAAGGTGTGGCAGGTTAAAATGCAAGATGTTCGAGTAGTACCACATAGTTTGGATACAGAAAAACTAAAATGTTGAGACAAACAAAAATGGTGATAAAGTTGAAGCAATTGCTGCTTGTCATTTGGAATGTGCATTGTACGTTTTTttccaaaatacttaaaacAAACCTTATATTGTAAAtgttaaatttaaatgaaacatatatatatatatattagactTTTTATGTATTACaaagaaacaacaaatattttaatcaaatgaaatagtaaaataatCTATTTATAACGTGATATTAAGAATAGTAGAAAACACTCAATTTATTATgagatattagaaaaaatagaagagcttcacattattattataagatgTTTGGAGTTACATCCAAAGAGAATGCTAAAAGCCTAAAGCATTGTCATATTAAAAGTCAAATGAACCTGGACTGTACTTAATTTAATTTGctcaaattcatcaattttgaattttaaaggaataattaaattgatttttgtttttttttacattttaattaagTCAAGAgttaaaatgattatttaactttttatttgaaGCTTTCAATGTTTAGTTTATANNNNNNNNNNNNNNNNNNNNNNNNNNNNNNNNNNNNNNNNNNNNNNNNNNNNNNNNNNNNNNNNNNNNNNNNNNNNNNNNNNNNNNNNNNNNNNNNNNNNNNNNNNNNNNNNNNNNNNNNNNNNNNNNNNNNNNNNNNNNNNNNNNNNNNNNNNNNNNNNNNNNNNNNNNNNNNNNNNNNNNNNNNNNNNNNNNNNNNNNNNNNNNNNNNNNNNNNNNNNNNNNNNNNNNNNNNNNNNNNNNNNNNNNNNNNNNNNNNNNNNNNNNNNNNNNNNNNNNNNNNNNNNNNNNNNNNNNNNNNNNNNNNNNNNNNNNNNNNNNNNNNNNNNNNNNNNNNNNNNNNNNNNNNNNNNNNNNNNNNNNNNNNNNNNNNNNNNNNNNNNNNNNNNNNNNNNNNNNNNNNNNNNNNNNNNNNNNNNNNNNNNNNNNNNNNNNNNNNNNNNNNNNNNNNNNNNNNNNNNNNNNNNNNNNNNNNNNNNNNNNNNNatatatatatatatatatatatataatgttataCAATGAAAACAATCAAGAAacctaaacattaaataaaacaaataaaaagcgATAAGAGAGGAGAGCATGGagagttatattttttcaactaTTTTGAGTGTGTACAATCTTGTGTCAAATATCACTATTTATTAACGAGTTTTTTAacaatgaattaatataaattgacATTTGATTAGTAATTCAATTTGCCAAccgatttgattaattttccaATAAATTTTCTTATTGGTAATTGAGATTCCTTGTAATGTAAGTCATCATAATGGACTGACAGAATTTAGGGTCAAACAAACTCAGTTAGTCTTATTCCGTAAAACTCAGAGTTTAATTAGTACATATGAAAAGCTGAGATAATCCTTAATTTTAGCTTCGTGAGTCTTCTCTTTCTAGACATGTCACGAAATTCCATGTGGCCATTTATCGAGAACAAAGGTCTATGTGATAGTGCCTATACCTGCTTGCCCTATCACTAATCCTGGACGACAATAAATCTCTACGAAACTTGTGCTAAAATGGTTATTTCATTctttatgatatttttgttaGTTTCAATTTGGATAATGAAACGAAAGAAGAAAGGAAAGTCCAAAGATGTCAAAAAGGTTCGAAAGATCAAGACttatacaattgatttattCTTATCATGACATCCAACTAGCTACAAATAATTCTAATGGATCCAATTTAATTAGTGAGAGCGAGGTCAGCATGAGAAATGTTTGACACAAAAATCTTGTTCTGATTATTACTACTTGTTCTAATGACTATATTAGTCATAAGAGCCTTTGTTTCGCAATTTATGCCCATTGGAATTAGTCTTTGAGTGTTGAAATTAGGTTTTAAGCATAACTCACACCCTAACAGCTAGCTTtaagggaggaggattgtccaagcccCAAGCCTTATAGGGAGTCTACACATCTCATTAATCAttgatgtgggacttttgttattttttaacaccccacctcacgttagtgcttagcatctggtgcgtggacAAATTTAATgttggggaccccaacatcggtGAGACGGACCCTGCTGATATCATgttaaaattaggtcttagtcCTAACTTACATCCCAAAAGCTAGCTCTAAGGGAGGAGGATTACCCAAGCCTTACAAGGATTCCACCcatgtgagacttttgtcattctttaacattgAGAATCGACTGTACAAAGAAGATTACCACTGTAATGCTTGATGTGTCTATGACAATTGAATATCTACATTCAACTGGCTTTGTTTGAGGCTTTATATGGTATGATCGTATGTGAAGTAAAAATTAACAATTTGTTTTCTCCTATTGAggttgtttttattttggttcaatcataatacaactattaaataaatatatatatctttattgaTAAATGTTTGAGTCAATGAACTAAAAATGAGATATAGAGGATATATTATATACCTagtatgataatatttttttttcaattttaacctTGCATGTCTTGaggaaaatatttgaaagataCACAAGAATGTTATCTATTATATTGTATCAGGATTGTTATTAAGTATGAAATATGATATACTTATTTTGTCTCAAAACATCTGTTGTTGTTATATTTTTCAGAGCTAaactatttgaattttgattaatttttaaaatatttttcattataatgatATAAGAAAACTTATAAATTAcgatatattttgtatatatttttttaaaaaataatattaaattgattttatttaatattagcttaaaattgatcaaattaagTCTCGAGAAATGAAAAAGTAACAATTATTATTGGGCGGATGGAGTATTATGATACAGAAATACTATATACAAGATCTCGTGCTAGCACATACtcaatatatgttatttaattgTACTATTTTATGTAACTCAAATAAATTTGGaacattttatataattttgaaataatatatgttattatttatGTGTCAcggataaaattttaattaaataaaattttaaattgttttttaaaatttatatgttgttaatcattgtaatttataatacttcatcattttaaaataatatatgttactttttATATTCCAACTTACATGACAGtgataaaatttcaaaacgagtatgtttttaaaatattttaaattgctAATTATATAAAACAGTCCTAAAATTGCTAATCTTAACGTTAATATTTCTACTAAAACTAAATATGAAACAATCTCACGTTTTATTATGAGAATATAATTCACTTGTAGACAAACGACCGCCAAGGCTTTGAAATAACATTGTCGGATGCAGGTTGTCGACAAACAACCGTATACTAAAGTAATTTACTACGattctaatataaaataattctaaaattgttatattttcactaaaagtaaataagaaaatatgttttatcatgagattataataaaattgtaaTCAAATCATCGCTAAGACTTTGAAATAACTTCGCCAGATATCGATATATCGACAGACAGATATCTGCATCTGATCCCTTATAAACGCTTCTAATAATAAAGTAATTACAACAATTATAACATCAGACAATACAAAAATTGCTAATTTTATAGgcaatatttttatcaaaagtaatgtaaaataatctcatatttaattatgaaatcaTAATCAAAATTGTAACCAAATCGCTgctaaaactttaaaataacCTAGTTAACGGACAACTGACAGTTTCTGATCATTTTTATCAATGAAAAAGTAATTACcactatttataatattaaaaatattcttaaattagtaatctcaaagttaaaatttctaATGAAAATAGAtactataaaataattattttttatcataaactataaatataaaatccAATTTAACCAAGTCACCGTTAAATTCTTCCTTTGTAAATTGTAAACCTCTCTAACGACGTCGTATCACTGTCCCCAACTCTAACTCGAATATTTTGTAGTTAActgttttcatttctttaatctgatgatattaaaaataagctaaaaatAGTTAGTATACATATTTGATGATATTAAAACTTGCTGTTTCATTTCTTTCTcgctttaaattttttttttttatctttcat includes:
- the LOC107016442 gene encoding WAT1-related protein At2g39510-like, with the translated sequence MGTSIDTYKRFKPHILMVLGQLAYTLLYFLTEASFNHGMNPHVYVTYRHIVAGFVTLPFAYFLERNKRPKLTIALLLEIFVLSLLGVSLTLNMYFASLNYTSPTLLASMVNTIAALSFVLAVILRLEDANIRNPRGIAKVIGTLVSLAGVSGMTLYKGPVVKSLGRTLIYIHRGNGAVHENWSKGLILTAASCITWSMWYIMQAYTLKRYPAQLSLTTWMSFVGAAQSAFYTVAVQHKRTAWTMGLDIELWSTLYGGIVMSGLVVYIQLWCIEQKGPVFITVFNPVSTVLVAVVAYFVLGEKLYTGSIIGAVIVITGLYLLLWGKEDPQPESEEQEQCCTTHEDPMMQISAQP